The window AACACCAACAAACTCGGCGTCACGCTCGACCTCGAAAACTCCTCGGCCCGCAGAATCCTCTTTTCGATGCTGGAGCAAGCCGACGTCCTCTTCAATCCCAACCCTCCATCGCTCAACGACCGAATCGATCTCTCGTGGCAAAGGCTGACCGAGCATTTTCCAAAACTCATCGTCGTTTCGCTGACCCCGTTTGGAGAAGACTCCCTGTACCGGAATCTTCGGGGCGGAGATCTGGTTGCCACCCATATGAGCGGCGTCGGTTACGAAACGCCTTGGCATCAGGTTACGGATCCAGCCACTCAGCCGCCCCTCAAGCTCGCAGGGCGTCAGTCGGACTATCTCACCGGGTACACCGCTGCAGCGGCAGCGATGGTGGCGGTGTTCGATCGCGCGCGCAATGGCTCGGGCCAACATGTGGACGTAAGCCAGTGGCTGGCGATGGTTAGCATGGTCCGGCCCAATCTCGGAGGCTCGACTCACGAATCTCCTCGGGCGCCCGCATACCAGCGGCTTAGCATTCGCAAAAAGGCGGGCGCACAGTGGGTCTATCCATGTGCAGATGGCTGGGTGAGCTTCAACGCGGGAACGCAGAGATTCTGGAATGGATGGAAAGCGGCCATAGGCCAGCCCGAGTGGATGGAGGCCGAGATTTTTGCAACTGCCGCTGACCGAGCCGCGCATGTCGACGTCATCGAGGCCGCCATTCACGACTGGCTATCGAACATCACCAAGAAGGAGGCCTTCCAGCGCGCGCAGGCTCAGCACGTACCATGTTTTCCGGTGCATACGGTTCGTGAGGTAGCGGAGAACGAGCAATACCAGGCGCGCGACTTTTTCCAGGAGCATGACCATCCGAGCGCGAAGCAGATTCGTACGCCCGGTGCACCGTGCAGATTTGGAAGGACACCCTGGCGAATCAAGCGCCCTGCGCCGCGCCTGGGCGAGCACAACCGCAAGATCTTTGGAGAACGCTTGGGTCTCGACCAGGTCGAGCTAGAGCGACTGGCTACGGAGCACATCGTGTGAAAAAGCGTCTGCCGCTCGACGGAGTCCGCGTGCTCGACTTTGGATGGATCTTTGCAGTCCCGCACGCCACCGCCTGGTTGGGAGCGCTGGGGGCGGAGGTAATACGGGTTGAAAGCATGCGCGCGCCTGATCTGGTGCGGTTTTTGACCGGCACCGACGGCGTGATCGGACCGAACCTCTCGGGCGTGTTTCATTCGATAAATTT of the Candidatus Binataceae bacterium genome contains:
- a CDS encoding CoA transferase, with amino-acid sequence MSRQPLPEALEGLRVVELPCLDSMPFLAAAMAAKSFADFGAEVIKVEPPRGGAQERQLGPFRDDRRDLETGGLHLFLNTNKLGVTLDLENSSARRILFSMLEQADVLFNPNPPSLNDRIDLSWQRLTEHFPKLIVVSLTPFGEDSLYRNLRGGDLVATHMSGVGYETPWHQVTDPATQPPLKLAGRQSDYLTGYTAAAAAMVAVFDRARNGSGQHVDVSQWLAMVSMVRPNLGGSTHESPRAPAYQRLSIRKKAGAQWVYPCADGWVSFNAGTQRFWNGWKAAIGQPEWMEAEIFATAADRAAHVDVIEAAIHDWLSNITKKEAFQRAQAQHVPCFPVHTVREVAENEQYQARDFFQEHDHPSAKQIRTPGAPCRFGRTPWRIKRPAPRLGEHNRKIFGERLGLDQVELERLATEHIV